The Nostoc sp. 'Lobaria pulmonaria (5183) cyanobiont' genome window below encodes:
- the sigC gene encoding RNA polymerase sigma factor SigC, translated as MPATSFYADAPYNTKKSSQALDSDLTVDESELSVDDLQELEMATVDNTNFAASTNRRSTDLVRLYLQEIGRVRLLGRDEEVSEAQKVQRYLRMRIVLANAAKLGDAVITPYLRLIEVQERLTSELGHRPSLERWAATADIVLSDLRPTLADGKRRWAEIAKLTVEELEQVQSQGLQAKEHMIKANLRLVVSVAKKYQNRGLELLDLVQEGTLGLERAVEKFDPTKGYRFSTYAYWWIRQGITRAIATSSRTIRLPVHITEKLNKIKKAQRKIAQEKGRTPTLEDLATELEMTPTQVREVLLRVPRSVSLETKVGKDKDTELGELLETDSVTPEEMLMRESLQRDLHHLLSDLTSRERDVILMRFGLADGHPYSLAEIGRALDLSRERVRQIESKALQKLRQPKRRNLIRDYLESLS; from the coding sequence ATGCCAGCAACATCTTTTTATGCAGACGCCCCCTACAACACCAAAAAGTCTAGCCAGGCTTTGGACTCGGATCTCACGGTTGACGAAAGTGAGTTATCGGTAGATGATTTACAGGAGCTAGAGATGGCAACTGTAGACAATACTAACTTTGCTGCTAGCACCAACCGTCGGAGTACAGACCTAGTACGTCTATATCTTCAAGAAATTGGTCGGGTTCGCTTGTTGGGGCGCGATGAAGAGGTTTCAGAAGCTCAAAAAGTCCAACGCTACTTGCGGATGCGGATAGTACTTGCTAACGCCGCAAAACTTGGGGATGCAGTGATTACGCCCTATCTTCGGTTAATTGAAGTTCAAGAACGTCTTACCTCGGAACTTGGACATCGGCCATCTTTGGAAAGATGGGCTGCCACTGCTGATATAGTTTTATCCGATCTCAGACCGACTTTGGCAGATGGCAAACGTCGCTGGGCTGAAATCGCCAAGTTGACTGTAGAAGAGTTGGAGCAAGTTCAGTCCCAAGGACTGCAAGCAAAAGAACACATGATTAAGGCGAATCTTCGCCTAGTTGTGTCTGTTGCTAAGAAGTATCAAAATCGTGGTTTGGAATTGTTGGATCTAGTCCAAGAAGGTACATTAGGTTTGGAGCGGGCTGTAGAAAAATTTGACCCAACTAAGGGTTATCGCTTCAGTACCTATGCTTACTGGTGGATTCGTCAGGGTATTACACGGGCGATCGCTACTTCTAGTCGCACCATCCGCCTCCCTGTCCATATTACCGAAAAGTTAAACAAAATCAAAAAAGCCCAACGCAAAATTGCTCAAGAAAAAGGTCGCACCCCAACTTTAGAAGATTTAGCAACTGAGTTAGAGATGACACCGACCCAAGTACGAGAAGTTTTGTTGCGGGTTCCTCGCTCCGTTTCTTTGGAAACCAAGGTAGGCAAGGATAAAGACACTGAGTTAGGCGAATTACTCGAAACTGACAGTGTAACTCCAGAAGAGATGTTAATGCGAGAATCTTTACAAAGAGATTTGCATCATCTTCTGTCAGATTTGACTAGCCGGGAGCGTGATGTAATTCTGATGCGGTTTGGTTTGGCAGATGGTCATCCTTATTCTTTAGCAGAAATTGGCCGCGCTCTTGACTTATCGCGCGAACGAGTCAGACAAATTGAATCCAAGGCTTTGCAAAAGCTACGTCAACCCAAGCGCCGCAACCTTATCCGCGACTATTTGGAGTCTCTAAGTTAG
- a CDS encoding Fur family transcriptional regulator, translating to MTVYTTTSLKAELNDRGWRLTPQRETILHIFQELPQGEHLSAEDLYHRLETDGEGISLSTIYRTLKLMARMGILRELELGEGHKHYEINQPYPHHHHHLICVRCNSTIEFKNDSILKIGAKTAQKEGFHLLDCQMTIHAVCPKCQRALMPL from the coding sequence ATGACTGTCTACACAACTACTTCACTTAAGGCAGAATTGAACGACCGAGGCTGGCGTTTAACTCCCCAGCGCGAAACAATTTTACACATTTTTCAAGAACTTCCGCAAGGTGAACATCTGAGTGCGGAGGATCTTTATCATCGGCTAGAAACTGATGGTGAAGGGATCAGTCTGTCAACTATTTATCGGACTTTGAAGTTGATGGCCAGGATGGGAATTTTACGTGAACTAGAATTGGGCGAAGGACATAAGCATTATGAGATCAACCAGCCCTATCCCCACCATCACCATCACTTAATTTGTGTTCGATGCAACTCAACCATTGAGTTTAAAAATGACTCAATTTTAAAAATTGGGGCGAAAACCGCTCAAAAAGAAGGTTTCCACCTGCTGGACTGTCAAATGACCATCCATGCAGTATGTCCCAAGTGCCAACGAGCGCTGATGCCGCTTTAG
- a CDS encoding peptidoglycan-binding domain-containing protein yields MENLAYLHLAFAYEDSTPSELVSLSSLFNKAAAPDWKRLSGRAWKYMMPLALSLSILSAVSSVMALEKGDQGPSVRNLQQNLKTAGFYQASVTQVYDVSTQEAVQRFQKAAGLPVDGIVGGSTLQKLESWQAKKPTNTATQAKKTTAVSAQAKKPSTTSSASSATSKRRNPNYLAKGDEGEDVRTLQERLRVAGFYYGNATGIFGPITEESVKRFQDSYKLSVDGIAGPATLGKLPGVGIGDGEEAPKKVVNRDKLRVGDRGEPVRIVQEQLIQAGYLEGEPNGYYGPYTADAVKRFQAANFLSASGVAGPTTRAKLYSSVNTASKSEFNTLEIQTRLRERGFYKGKLNGVMADDTKKAIKQAQEFYGISLKDLKSGRF; encoded by the coding sequence ATGGAGAATCTTGCGTATTTGCACCTAGCTTTCGCCTACGAAGACAGCACACCCAGTGAATTGGTCTCCCTCAGTTCTTTGTTTAACAAAGCAGCTGCACCAGACTGGAAACGGCTATCTGGTAGGGCTTGGAAGTATATGATGCCCCTTGCTCTGTCTCTGTCCATTCTTAGCGCTGTCAGCAGCGTTATGGCACTGGAAAAAGGCGATCAAGGCCCTTCTGTCAGAAATTTACAACAAAACTTGAAAACAGCAGGTTTTTACCAAGCTTCTGTTACCCAAGTATATGACGTATCCACACAAGAAGCTGTACAGCGCTTCCAAAAGGCCGCCGGTTTACCAGTGGACGGCATTGTTGGAGGAAGCACCCTGCAAAAATTAGAAAGTTGGCAAGCGAAAAAGCCCACAAATACAGCTACACAAGCGAAAAAAACTACTGCTGTAAGCGCACAAGCGAAAAAGCCCAGCACTACAAGTTCAGCTAGTTCAGCCACTAGCAAGCGCCGCAATCCCAACTACCTGGCTAAGGGGGATGAAGGTGAAGATGTCAGAACTTTGCAAGAACGGTTAAGAGTCGCAGGCTTTTATTACGGAAACGCCACAGGCATATTTGGGCCAATTACCGAAGAATCTGTCAAGCGCTTCCAAGATTCTTACAAATTAAGCGTTGATGGAATTGCAGGCCCAGCAACATTGGGTAAATTGCCGGGAGTTGGCATCGGTGATGGAGAAGAGGCTCCCAAAAAGGTAGTCAATCGAGACAAACTTCGTGTAGGCGATCGCGGTGAGCCAGTTAGAATTGTTCAAGAACAATTGATCCAGGCAGGATATTTAGAGGGAGAGCCAAATGGCTACTATGGCCCCTATACTGCCGATGCTGTAAAGAGATTTCAGGCAGCTAACTTCTTGAGTGCAAGTGGTGTTGCTGGCCCAACTACACGAGCTAAGTTATATAGCTCAGTTAATACTGCTAGCAAAAGCGAATTTAATACCCTAGAAATCCAAACCCGACTACGGGAGCGGGGATTTTATAAAGGCAAGTTGAATGGTGTAATGGCTGATGACACCAAAAAAGCGATTAAACAAGCCCAAGAATTCTACGGCATCAGTCTCAAGGATCTTAAGAGCGGACGCTTTTAA
- the cobN gene encoding cobaltochelatase subunit CobN produces MHRTSSTSGGWNQSEGLIFIEQTPAPFVLITAADTDIQTLAAAVTKLPVSFPALRVANLLQLQQQLSIDTYGEQVLEHAQVIILRLLGGRSYWGYGLEVVQEIVQRNGRTLIVMPGDDAFDPDLISQSTVPLGVVNQVWQYFSEGGVENFVNALQFISDSCLLTAYNPPPPQPIPRVGLYEWGVGSGEQGSRGAGEQRGRRELELRSSTSETRSSTFELDESTSELRSSTFELDESTSELRSSTFELDESTSELRSSTFELDESTSELRSSTFELDESTSELRSSTSEAQGFQYPMPHAPCPIPKIGILFYRAHYLAGNTKVIDALCEALVQKNLQPVPVFVSSLREPDVQVELSEFFQPKEAESIAVLLNTTSFSLARLESETPQTDLWQKLDVPVLQVILSGGSIEQWESQFQGLSPRDIGMNVALPEVDGRIITRAVSFKALQTRNPHLETDVVIYEPVSDRIEFVAKLAANWARLRSKPPQERRIALILANYPNRNGRLANGVGLDTPASCVEILQALHLAGYEVENPPAQGDELIQRLTAGVTNDPEGQEWLPVHQSVSWEEYQEYFASLPPAVQQGISERWDKPILDSIQNPKSKIQNWAVPGIQLGNIFVGIQPARGYDNDPSLNYHAPDLEPTHAYLAFYYWVRETFGADAVVHVGKHGNLEWLPGKSVALSSNCYPEVAFGALPHLYPFIVNDPGEGSQAKRRAQAVIIDHLTPPMTRAELYGSLQQLENLIDEYYEADSLDPSRLPVIRDRIRELVIKENLHLDLGFHYETEIFNSESLILNSIGGYLCELKEAQIRDGLHIFGQCPQGRQLRDLIVAIARIPNRHSSGITRAIAQDWGLDFDPLTADLSMTSGEYSIVNGTECRTLGDIVEVLEEHAALLVEQLINQDSCTDAIHRVSPLSTDAMNRVSTWIRDRLLPALQQTDQEITHLLHGLDGGYVPSAPSGAPTRGRPEVLPTGRNFYSVDIRAIPTETAWDIGRKAAETLVEYYTQEHGEYPKTLGLSMWGTATMRTGGDDIAEALALLGVQPVWDGAARRVVDFEILPLAILGRPRVDVTLRISGFFRDAFPNLIDLFDQAVSAVADLDEPPEQNPLADAVRQETDLWTSQGLTLEAAVVRSRYRIFGSRPGAYGAGLQGLIESQNWTDDEDLARAYINWSSYAYSSGAGAGGAGGAGGAGEDKNFNPQSPIPNAEAFKQRLAQMQVVLHNQDNREHDLLDSDDYYQFQGGLTAAVRSLQGKNPQTYFGDNSIPAQPRVRQLKEEIARVYRSRVVNPKWIAGVMRHGYKGAFEMAATVDFLFAYDATAKCVEDYMYQGIVEAYLLDPVVSEFIQEKNPYALRDIAEKLLEAHKRNLWEDVNIGTLEALRNLVHQAEAVIEEKSMV; encoded by the coding sequence ATGCATCGTACAAGTAGCACATCGGGTGGATGGAATCAGTCAGAGGGTTTAATTTTTATAGAACAAACTCCAGCGCCTTTCGTGTTGATTACAGCTGCTGATACCGACATTCAAACCTTGGCAGCTGCGGTTACAAAGTTACCTGTAAGCTTTCCTGCATTAAGAGTCGCCAACCTTTTGCAGTTGCAGCAACAATTAAGTATAGATACTTACGGAGAGCAAGTTTTAGAACATGCTCAAGTAATTATTTTGCGCCTGTTAGGAGGACGTTCTTACTGGGGTTATGGCTTAGAAGTAGTGCAAGAAATTGTGCAACGTAATGGTAGAACCCTCATTGTAATGCCAGGGGATGACGCTTTTGATCCCGATTTAATTTCCCAGTCTACCGTGCCCTTGGGTGTTGTTAACCAAGTATGGCAGTATTTTAGCGAAGGCGGCGTGGAAAATTTCGTTAATGCTCTGCAATTTATCTCCGATAGTTGCTTATTAACTGCATATAATCCCCCACCACCACAACCAATTCCGCGTGTGGGATTGTATGAGTGGGGAGTGGGGAGTGGGGAGCAGGGGAGCAGGGGAGCAGGGGAGCAGAGGGGTAGAAGAGAGTTAGAACTCCGTTCATCCACCTCAGAGACTCGTTCATCCACCTTTGAACTGGATGAATCCACCTCAGAACTCCGTTCATCCACCTTTGAACTGGATGAATCCACCTCGGAACTCCGTTCATCCACCTTTGAACTGGATGAATCCACCTCAGAACTCCGTTCATCCACCTTTGAACTGGATGAATCCACCTCGGAACTCCGTTCATCCACCTTTGAACTGGATGAATCCACATCAGAACTCCGTTCATCCACCTCAGAAGCTCAAGGGTTCCAATACCCAATGCCCCATGCCCCATGCCCCATACCCAAAATCGGCATCCTTTTCTACCGCGCTCATTATTTAGCGGGAAACACTAAAGTAATTGATGCTTTATGCGAAGCTTTGGTACAGAAAAATTTACAACCAGTGCCAGTATTTGTTTCTTCATTGCGTGAACCAGATGTTCAAGTTGAGTTGAGTGAATTTTTCCAACCTAAAGAAGCTGAATCAATCGCTGTGCTGCTAAATACCACCAGTTTTTCTCTAGCACGCTTGGAAAGCGAAACACCCCAAACCGACCTATGGCAAAAATTAGATGTGCCTGTGTTGCAGGTGATCCTCAGTGGCGGGTCAATTGAGCAGTGGGAGTCACAATTTCAAGGGCTTTCTCCCCGCGATATTGGGATGAATGTGGCGCTACCAGAAGTAGATGGGCGGATTATTACTCGTGCTGTGTCTTTTAAAGCATTGCAAACTCGTAATCCCCATTTAGAAACAGATGTGGTAATTTATGAACCAGTGAGCGATCGCATCGAATTCGTTGCTAAACTAGCAGCAAATTGGGCGCGTCTGCGTTCTAAACCACCCCAAGAACGGCGAATTGCCCTGATTCTGGCAAACTACCCCAACCGCAATGGCCGCCTCGCCAATGGTGTGGGACTCGACACCCCAGCTAGTTGTGTAGAAATCCTGCAAGCTCTACATCTGGCTGGTTATGAAGTAGAAAATCCACCTGCTCAAGGAGACGAGTTGATTCAACGGCTGACAGCTGGCGTAACTAACGATCCGGAAGGTCAAGAATGGCTTCCGGTACACCAAAGTGTTTCTTGGGAAGAATATCAAGAATATTTCGCTTCATTACCGCCAGCAGTGCAGCAAGGTATTAGTGAACGGTGGGACAAACCAATTTTAGATTCAATCCAAAATCCAAAATCTAAAATCCAAAATTGGGCTGTTCCCGGAATTCAACTCGGCAACATTTTCGTGGGAATTCAGCCAGCAAGAGGTTATGATAATGACCCCAGTTTGAATTATCATGCACCGGATTTAGAACCAACTCATGCTTATTTAGCTTTCTACTATTGGGTCAGAGAAACTTTTGGTGCTGATGCTGTAGTTCATGTGGGAAAACACGGAAATCTAGAATGGCTACCGGGTAAAAGTGTGGCTTTATCGAGTAATTGTTATCCAGAAGTAGCTTTCGGCGCACTTCCTCACCTGTACCCGTTCATTGTGAATGATCCTGGCGAAGGTTCTCAAGCCAAACGTCGCGCTCAAGCGGTGATTATAGATCATCTTACGCCACCGATGACTCGTGCGGAACTCTACGGTTCGTTGCAACAGTTAGAAAATTTAATTGATGAGTATTATGAAGCGGACAGCTTAGATCCTTCGCGTTTGCCAGTGATTCGCGATCGCATCCGCGAACTGGTAATCAAAGAAAATCTCCATCTAGATTTAGGATTCCATTATGAAACAGAAATTTTTAATTCTGAATCTTTAATTTTGAATTCTATCGGTGGCTATCTTTGTGAATTAAAAGAAGCCCAAATCCGCGATGGCTTGCATATCTTTGGGCAATGTCCTCAAGGACGGCAATTAAGGGATTTAATAGTAGCGATCGCTCGCATCCCCAATCGCCATTCTTCAGGTATTACTCGTGCCATAGCTCAAGATTGGGGACTAGACTTCGATCCCCTCACCGCAGATTTGTCAATGACTAGTGGTGAATACTCAATAGTCAATGGCACAGAATGCCGTACCCTCGGCGATATCGTCGAAGTCCTAGAAGAACACGCCGCCCTTTTAGTAGAACAACTAATAAATCAGGACTCTTGTACAGACGCGATTCATCGCGTCTCCCCACTCAGCACAGACGCGATGAATCGCGTCTCTACCTGGATACGCGATCGCCTGCTTCCCGCTTTACAACAAACAGATCAAGAAATCACCCATTTATTACACGGACTCGATGGCGGATATGTCCCCAGCGCTCCATCTGGCGCACCCACACGCGGCCGCCCAGAAGTTCTACCAACAGGGAGAAACTTTTATTCTGTCGATATTCGCGCCATTCCCACAGAGACAGCTTGGGATATTGGGAGAAAAGCTGCTGAAACCCTCGTAGAATATTACACACAAGAACATGGTGAGTATCCCAAAACATTAGGTTTATCAATGTGGGGAACTGCCACCATGAGAACAGGCGGTGATGATATTGCCGAAGCATTAGCTTTACTCGGAGTTCAACCTGTATGGGATGGTGCAGCGCGGCGAGTAGTGGATTTTGAAATTTTGCCTCTAGCGATTTTGGGGCGTCCCCGTGTAGATGTCACCTTGCGAATTTCGGGATTCTTCCGCGATGCTTTTCCCAACTTAATTGACTTATTCGATCAAGCAGTGTCAGCAGTAGCAGACTTAGATGAACCGCCAGAACAAAATCCCCTAGCAGATGCAGTTCGCCAAGAAACTGATTTGTGGACAAGCCAAGGATTAACTTTAGAAGCAGCAGTAGTGCGATCGCGTTATCGCATCTTTGGTTCTCGTCCAGGTGCTTACGGCGCTGGACTTCAAGGTTTAATCGAATCGCAAAACTGGACAGATGACGAAGATTTAGCCCGCGCCTACATTAACTGGAGTTCTTACGCCTATTCTTCGGGAGCAGGAGCAGGGGGAGCAGGGGGAGCAGGGGGAGCAGGGGAGGATAAAAACTTTAATCCTCAGTCTCCAATCCCCAATGCCGAAGCCTTCAAGCAACGCTTGGCGCAAATGCAAGTTGTCCTGCACAATCAAGATAATCGTGAACACGACCTACTTGATTCTGATGATTATTACCAATTTCAGGGTGGCTTAACAGCGGCCGTGCGTTCTCTACAGGGAAAAAATCCCCAAACCTATTTTGGTGATAATTCTATACCCGCCCAACCACGAGTCCGCCAACTCAAAGAAGAAATTGCACGGGTGTATCGTTCTCGCGTAGTTAATCCTAAGTGGATTGCGGGAGTTATGCGCCACGGATACAAAGGAGCCTTTGAAATGGCGGCGACTGTAGATTTTTTATTCGCCTATGATGCAACAGCTAAATGTGTTGAAGATTATATGTATCAAGGCATAGTAGAAGCTTATTTACTCGATCCAGTTGTGTCAGAATTTATTCAGGAAAAGAACCCTTATGCTCTGCGTGATATTGCTGAAAAATTATTAGAAGCACACAAGCGCAATTTATGGGAGGATGTAAATATAGGAACATTAGAAGCTTTGAGGAACCTAGTACATCAAGCTGAAGCAGTTATCGAAGAAAAATCAATGGTGTAG
- a CDS encoding GAF domain-containing protein, with amino-acid sequence MLSSPDLSFSRTLPIVVFNQLGELLEQMAQRVESAALVLTEAVLVRICIPVEWQRQRFTLVVCEQFSALLVGNFEEEQGSRGAGEQGIYSALNAQLTFNLEAIASFIYELRDLFECDSYTHQNLERYRQIIRPNDATLQSQFSLLLLEYLLTQPNQEIIADPSPIGPAVYICQPVEDALKKQISQERLLNQVTTQIRKSLDLPVIMATAITQVREFLELDRLVIYKFAGSQVKARQYQSDIIPLNETALPTDIEPSVREPAEIYFSIHENNGKHSPFVSVNNQPLLGDCQKNGGYIVYEARATDAITSVLNYTEKNCFIRTSQCWEKYRQGFTLAVDDVEKTYALEECLLNFLRECQVRAKLAAPIMFEDKLWGLLIAHQCDRPHEWNDSEKNLLVAIAEQLAIAIHQAELMQTLTQEKQNLEQRVIERTMALRVLSSLRKLLAGSKVNFSLLSVMNCSRL; translated from the coding sequence ATGCTTAGTTCTCCTGATTTGAGCTTTTCTCGAACCTTGCCTATTGTTGTATTTAATCAGCTTGGGGAATTGTTAGAACAGATGGCTCAAAGGGTGGAAAGTGCCGCTCTGGTACTGACAGAAGCTGTGCTGGTGCGGATTTGCATACCTGTGGAGTGGCAAAGGCAAAGGTTTACGCTAGTGGTTTGTGAGCAGTTTAGTGCGCTCTTGGTAGGAAACTTTGAGGAGGAGCAGGGGAGCAGGGGAGCAGGGGAGCAAGGAATTTACTCGGCACTCAATGCTCAGTTGACGTTTAATTTGGAGGCGATCGCTTCTTTTATCTACGAATTGAGAGATTTGTTTGAGTGCGATTCTTATACTCACCAAAATCTCGAACGCTATCGGCAAATTATTAGACCTAATGATGCTACGCTCCAAAGTCAATTCTCGCTGTTGTTATTAGAATATCTTTTAACTCAGCCAAACCAAGAAATAATAGCAGATCCAAGCCCAATTGGGCCGGCAGTTTATATCTGTCAGCCAGTAGAAGATGCTTTAAAAAAACAGATTTCCCAAGAGCGGTTATTAAATCAGGTAACAACACAGATCCGCAAAAGCCTGGATTTGCCCGTGATTATGGCAACGGCAATTACACAGGTGCGTGAGTTTCTAGAATTAGACAGATTAGTAATCTATAAATTTGCAGGTTCCCAAGTTAAGGCTCGACAATACCAGTCTGACATTATTCCCCTCAATGAAACGGCATTACCAACAGATATAGAACCATCAGTTAGGGAACCTGCTGAAATCTATTTTTCTATACACGAGAACAACGGTAAACACTCGCCTTTTGTATCAGTCAATAATCAACCTTTACTAGGAGACTGCCAAAAGAATGGAGGTTATATTGTCTATGAAGCCCGTGCTACAGATGCTATTACATCGGTGTTGAATTACACGGAAAAAAATTGCTTTATCCGCACCTCTCAGTGTTGGGAGAAGTATCGCCAAGGCTTTACTTTAGCTGTGGATGATGTCGAAAAAACTTATGCTCTGGAAGAGTGTTTATTGAATTTTTTAAGGGAATGCCAAGTTAGGGCTAAGTTGGCTGCACCGATTATGTTTGAGGATAAACTGTGGGGATTGCTGATTGCTCATCAGTGCGATCGCCCTCACGAGTGGAATGATAGCGAAAAAAACTTGCTGGTTGCGATCGCAGAACAATTAGCGATCGCTATTCACCAAGCAGAGTTAATGCAAACTCTCACCCAAGAAAAACAAAATCTCGAACAACGAGTTATTGAGCGGACAATGGCCTTACGCGTGCTCTCCTCGCTGCGGAAGCTGCTAGCCGGATCAAAAGTGAATTTCTCGCTACTATCAGTCATGAATTGCTCACGCCTTTAA
- a CDS encoding sensor histidine kinase: protein MIGMSSTLLRWPLGELSQRQRGYLQTIHDSGEHLLEMINDILDLSQIEAGKTALNISEFSLVNVAENAMKSLRKKATSEQINLILDLQINPRRDRFTADAERVEQIILNLLNNAIKFTPESGSVTLRLWVEDNTAIFQVEDTGIGIPEEQLPLLFEKFQQLDTPYRRRYEGTGLGLALTKQLVELHRGRIEVESTVSIGSIFTIWIPTQAVRVVS, encoded by the coding sequence GTGATTGGGATGTCTTCGACGTTATTACGCTGGCCTTTGGGTGAATTGAGTCAACGACAACGGGGTTATCTGCAAACCATCCACGACAGTGGAGAACATTTATTAGAAATGATTAATGACATTCTCGATTTATCGCAAATCGAGGCTGGTAAGACAGCTTTAAATATTTCAGAATTTTCTTTGGTGAATGTTGCCGAAAATGCTATGAAGTCACTGCGAAAAAAAGCAACGAGCGAACAAATTAATCTTATACTTGATTTGCAAATCAATCCCAGGCGCGATCGCTTTACCGCCGATGCCGAACGAGTAGAACAAATTATTTTGAATTTGTTAAATAATGCGATTAAATTCACCCCTGAAAGTGGTAGCGTTACTTTACGTCTTTGGGTGGAAGATAATACTGCTATTTTTCAAGTGGAAGATACCGGGATTGGCATTCCCGAAGAACAATTACCATTACTGTTTGAGAAATTTCAACAACTCGATACACCTTATCGCCGCCGCTACGAAGGCACTGGGCTGGGACTGGCTTTAACTAAACAACTTGTAGAACTTCATCGAGGTCGAATTGAAGTAGAATCAACTGTAAGTATTGGCTCGATTTTTACTATATGGATACCAACTCAAGCAGTGAGAGTGGTGAGTTAG
- a CDS encoding ATP-grasp domain-containing protein, with protein MLNNISLLLKACKNLNISYEILHPSENLIKIKLNSKQHYFCNYSTPLLNQAVAHLIKDKEYTYHVLNKKVNLPRTVGFLSPFCDSQYKIYLKFPTIPDIVLEIKENFETPVIIKRNSGAGGHNVFLCDNLNEIETALKEIFTINNKYDYVALAQEFIHIKSEYRAVFLNKELVLLYEKDITDAKFVGNLSPLHWDGAKAKYINDPQILSEITNFAQPVFQELDIDYGGFDIVLDRDNQYWLIEINSHPNFSLFIRDNGEEPILRIFEKMLISLASN; from the coding sequence ATGTTAAACAACATTTCGCTACTGCTCAAAGCTTGTAAAAACTTAAACATCAGCTATGAAATCCTTCATCCATCTGAAAACTTAATCAAAATAAAATTGAATAGTAAACAGCATTATTTTTGTAACTATAGCACTCCGTTACTTAATCAAGCAGTAGCACACCTTATCAAAGACAAAGAATACACTTATCATGTTTTAAATAAAAAAGTTAACCTTCCTCGGACAGTAGGTTTTCTTTCGCCTTTTTGTGACAGCCAATATAAGATTTACTTAAAATTTCCAACTATTCCAGATATCGTATTAGAAATAAAAGAAAATTTTGAAACACCAGTGATTATTAAAAGAAATTCTGGTGCGGGCGGACATAATGTCTTTTTATGTGATAATCTAAATGAAATTGAAACTGCTTTAAAAGAAATTTTTACTATTAATAATAAGTATGATTACGTCGCTCTTGCTCAAGAATTTATTCACATAAAATCTGAATATAGAGCGGTTTTCTTAAATAAAGAGTTAGTTTTGCTTTATGAAAAAGATATAACTGATGCCAAATTTGTCGGTAATCTCAGTCCTCTACACTGGGATGGTGCGAAAGCCAAATATATCAACGATCCACAAATACTATCAGAAATTACTAATTTTGCTCAACCAGTTTTTCAAGAGTTAGACATTGATTATGGTGGTTTTGATATCGTCTTAGATCGAGATAATCAATATTGGTTAATTGAAATCAACTCTCATCCAAATTTTAGCCTTTTTATTAGAGACAATGGAGAGGAGCCAATATTGAGAATTTTTGAAAAAATGCTCATTAGCCTAGCCTCAAATTGA
- a CDS encoding metallophosphoesterase family protein, with translation MKLKRRQFVFLSSISAISTGFLSWMFAHQNHQSADISDSTTAIAANPAKKDLLLRFVSVADTGTGAKGQYAVARAMNAYHQKNPYDLVVLAGDNIYNNGEIEKINAVFERPYQGLLKQGVKFQACLGNHDIRTDNGDPQVKYAGFNMKGRYYTFRRGTVQFFALDTNSNADWKNQLPWLEKELSLSNAPWKVVFGHHPIYSSGQYGNNPDFIKTFTPLFQKYGVQLYINGHEHSYERTRAINGTTYLICGAGAGNRPVGRSEWTGYSTSDLSFASYEVYKDRIEISAIATNNRVFDKGIIQLKSA, from the coding sequence ATGAAACTCAAACGCCGTCAATTTGTATTTTTAAGTAGCATCAGCGCCATTAGTACAGGATTTTTAAGCTGGATGTTTGCTCATCAAAATCATCAAAGTGCTGATATTAGCGATTCAACAACAGCTATAGCCGCCAACCCAGCCAAAAAAGACTTGTTATTACGTTTTGTGTCTGTAGCAGATACGGGAACTGGGGCTAAAGGACAGTATGCTGTGGCTAGAGCGATGAATGCGTATCATCAGAAAAATCCTTATGATTTAGTCGTTTTAGCTGGAGATAACATTTACAATAACGGCGAAATTGAGAAAATTAATGCAGTTTTTGAGCGTCCTTATCAAGGTTTACTGAAGCAAGGTGTGAAATTTCAGGCTTGTTTAGGCAATCACGATATTCGTACTGATAATGGCGATCCCCAAGTCAAGTATGCTGGCTTTAATATGAAGGGACGTTACTATACATTTCGCCGTGGAACTGTACAATTTTTCGCTTTAGATACTAACAGTAATGCTGATTGGAAAAACCAGCTACCTTGGTTAGAAAAAGAATTAAGTCTTAGTAATGCTCCTTGGAAAGTAGTGTTTGGTCATCATCCAATTTATTCATCGGGTCAGTATGGGAATAATCCAGATTTTATTAAAACTTTCACTCCTCTATTTCAAAAATACGGCGTTCAACTTTATATCAATGGTCACGAACATAGTTATGAACGCACTCGTGCTATTAATGGTACAACTTACTTAATTTGTGGCGCGGGTGCTGGTAATCGTCCTGTAGGGCGTTCTGAGTGGACAGGGTATTCTACTAGTGATTTAAGTTTTGCCTCTTATGAAGTGTATAAAGATAGAATAGAAATAAGTGCGATCGCTACTAATAATCGCGTTTTTGATAAAGGTATTATTCAGTTAAAATCAGCGTAA